Proteins encoded in a region of the Spiroplasma endosymbiont of Amphimallon solstitiale genome:
- the hpt gene encoding hypoxanthine phosphoribosyltransferase, producing MLEKHELVEKILLSTDVINNKIIELAKSVNSYYKDNKEPIILVGILRGCLPFLSQFMLNLKIDCLVDFMYVESYLGQTKAVNKPKIRMDVINNVKGRDLLIVEDIIDSGNSLFKIRDHLQELGAKSVKIITLLDKKSKRVAKIEADWYGFEVADHFLVGYGLDYDEKLRNLPYVGIADLNKIAILEKCKKSS from the coding sequence ATGTTGGAAAAACATGAATTAGTAGAAAAAATATTATTAAGTACTGATGTAATTAATAATAAAATTATTGAACTTGCAAAATCAGTTAATAGTTATTATAAAGATAATAAAGAGCCCATTATTTTAGTAGGGATATTAAGAGGATGTTTACCTTTTTTATCACAATTTATGTTAAATCTTAAGATTGATTGTTTGGTTGATTTTATGTATGTAGAGTCATATTTAGGACAAACAAAGGCGGTAAATAAACCAAAAATAAGAATGGATGTTATTAATAATGTTAAGGGTCGTGATTTATTAATTGTTGAAGATATTATTGATTCAGGTAATTCGTTATTTAAAATTCGTGATCATTTACAAGAACTTGGAGCAAAATCGGTAAAAATAATTACTCTATTAGATAAGAAATCTAAAAGAGTTGCTAAAATTGAAGCTGATTGATATGGTTTTGAAGTTGCTGATCATTTTTTAGTGGGATATGGTCTTGATTATGATGAAAAATTGAGAAACTTACCTTATGTTGGTATTGCTGACCTTAATAAAATTGCAATTTTAGAAAAATGTAAAAAAAGTAGTTAA